From the genome of Papaver somniferum cultivar HN1 chromosome 2, ASM357369v1, whole genome shotgun sequence, one region includes:
- the LOC113353634 gene encoding early nodulin-like protein 1 — protein sequence MAAYSLLGVFCIFLIVVTTTAEAAAVHKGRAKPPTEFRVGGKLGWREPDANHTDMYEIWATKNRFRIGDSLYFEYRNDFVLEVEKQGYYHCNMTATLASFNDGKTVINLDQPGPFYFISGAPDHCKNGQR from the exons ATGGCAGCGTATTCTCTTTTGGGTGTCTTTTGCATTTTCCTGATAGTTGTTACCACCACTGCAGAAGCGGCGGCAGTTCACAAGGGCCGTGCAAAGCCGCCAACTGAATTCAGAGTTGGTGGTAAACTAGGTTGGCGTGAACCTGATGCAAATCACACGGACATGTATGAAATATGGGCAACCAAGAACCGATTCAGAATTGGCGATTCTCTAT ATTTTGAATACAGGAATGATTTTGTTCTGGAGGTTGAGAAACAAGGATATTACCACTGCAACATGACGGCTACACTTGCATCATTCAACGATGGGAAAACAGTTATAAACCTTGATCAACCCGGTCCTTTCTACTTCATTAGTGGTGCACCTGATCACTGCAAAAATGGGCAAAGATAA
- the LOC113348195 gene encoding chalcone synthase-like, with translation MVTVEEIRNAQRAEGPANVLAIGTATPANCVLQADYPDYYFKITKSEHMTDLKEKFKRMCEKSQIRKRYMHITEEILNENPNMCEYMAPSLDARQDIVVVEVPRLGKEAASKAIKEWGQPKSKITHLVVCTTSGVDMPGADYQLSKLLGLRPSVKRLMMYQQGCFAGGTVMRLAKDLAENNAGARVLVVCSEITAVTFRGPADTHLDSLVGQALFGDGAGAMIIGADPDLSVERPLFQIVSAAQTILPDSHGAIDGHLREVGLTFHLLKDVPGLISKNIEKSLDEAFKPIGITDWNSLFWIAHPGGPAILDQVEAKLGLQEEKLRATRHVLSEYGNMSSACVLFILDEMRKRSIEEGKATTGDGLDWGVLFGFGPGLTVETVVLHSIPTI, from the exons ATGGTGACTGTTGAGGAAATCCGTAATGCTCAAAGAGCCGAGGGTCCAGCTAATGTGTTAGCTATTGGGACTGCGACTCCAGCCAATTGTGTTTTACAAGCTGATTACCCTGACTACTACTTCAAAATCACAAAGAGCGAACATATGActgatctcaaagagaaatttaAGCGCATGT GCGAGAAGTCACAGATTAGAAAGCGTTATATGCATATCACGGAAGAAATTCTGAATGAAAATCCAAACATGTGCGAATACATGGCTCCATCGCTCGATGCACGTCAAGACATAGTTGTTGTTGAGGTACCCCGACTAGGAAAAGAAGCTGCATCAAAAGCTATCAAAGAATGGGGTCAACCAAAATCAAAGATCACTCATTTAGTCGTTTGCACTACTTCTGGTGTTGACATGCCTGGTGCAGATTACCAGCTCAGTAAACTACTGGGTCTTCGTCCTTCGGTTAAACGATTGATGATGTACCAACAAGGTTGTTTTGCTGGTGGGACTGTCATGCGTCTTGCCAAAGACTTGGCTGAGAATAACGCTGGTGCACGTGTACTTGTTGTGTGTTCAGAAATTACAGCGGTTACTTTCCGTGGTCCAGCTGACACTCATTTAGACTCCCTTGTGGGACAAGCTCTTTTTGGTGATGGTGCAGGTGCAATGATCATCGGAGCAGACCCTGATCTTTCAGTGGAACGTCCGCTTTTCCAAATCGTTTCTGCGGCTCAGACTATACTCCCCGATTCACATGGAGCAATCGATGGACATTTACGTGAAGTTGGTCTGACTTTTCACTTGTTGAAAGATGTTCCCGGCTTGATCTCTAAGAACATTGAGAAGAGTTTAGATGAGGCTTTTAAACCAATCGGTATCACTGATTGGAATTCTTTGTTCTGGATTGCTCACCCTGGTGGTCCAGCAATTCTTGACCAAGTTGAGGCTAAACTAGGATTACAAGAAGAGAAACTCCGAGCAACCCGACATGTGTTGAGTGAGTACGGTAACATGTCAAGCGCTTGTGTCCTTTTCATCCTCGACGAGATGAGGAAGAGGTCCATTGAAGAAGGAAAAGCCACTACCGGAGATGGATTGGATTGGGGTGTTCTCTTCGGTTTCGGACCCGGTCTTACGGTCGAAACTGTTGTTCTTCATAGTATCCCTACTATTTAA
- the LOC113348194 gene encoding nuclear pore complex protein NUP85-like: MPGRVSNSGDSVVPFTSEVRDPVVYHIQHGVKPPIYRLSIAWSRGNCLRVSFFRPENIDEEEEETGGKVVEVKLSSGDEEFDDSQKRKIAYGSVSPFAVFQNQKNSILAMSKMSYHLDWSHQVMEYSRDVKSLLGYPNTASSSVIDDPRTILKTDEQPTCLKAAWELLEIFYADKQSHAWLPECLVDWLADYDSLLSTSEVTVHSKLVNLQNELVNFQAVEDDCNYWKGISSALSVGWLDTAVKLLRLHGSYQIDQLGNRETENGLVEAVAVLISKMPRMRPELSKRGLGECFKTKPDFMKAWEKWRGHIAKLECSAFWIQCDHQQTRDGLRNLLQIMLGNTNSLEAATCNWMELYVSNFLYIRPFTMGLEGMYTLAQKCMQLRPMSNTHRLMGLIFGILGENIEVVLAECSREFGPWMVAHAIELLTAGSNQAEMILHEERHNLGGISIEELHRLVYAQVLASHALTWQIAPVYLMSCMKQGIALLEILLYKQPVQHNRMLLKSLEICRMYQLDSISTNLMKIAGIYHWKHGRKGSGVFWLQQAGDERRLSRIAQQLFDYVGKSISDDSFKQWEGMIELLSSEARSAGGLEFLHKYRDLKKSLQKVRDGIATDTAKQAVESLILLMKSPSTPQRFWLSLMHDSLKLLNWREQPLLSASQTNLLLNKLQELSMARLRPDFCETDLPPQALGTVRLALATNLGRAILEE; this comes from the exons ATGCCGGGACGTGTGTCGAATTCCGGCGACAGCGTTGTTCCATTTACATCAGAAGTGAGAGATCCAGTAGTGTACCATATTCAACATGGAGTAAAACCCCCAATTTATCGTCTATCAATCGCTTGGTCTCGTGGAAATTGTCTTCGGGTATCCTTTTTCAGACCGGAAAatatagacgaagaagaagaagaaactggtgGTAAAGTTGTGGAAGTGAAATTAAGTAGTGGAGATGAAGAATTTGATGATTCACAGAAAAGAAAAATTGCTTATGGATCTGTTTCTCCATTTGCTGTTTTTCAAAATCAGAAGAACTCGATTTTAGCAATGTCTAAGATGTCTTATCATCTTGATTGGTCGCACCAGGTTATGGAATATAGCAGAGATGTGAAATCCCTTCTTGGTTATCCCAATACAGCTTCAAGTTCAGTCATAGATGACCCAAGAACAATTTTGAAG ACTGATGAGCAGCCAACCTGTTTGAAAGCTGCATGGGAGCTTTTAGAAATCTTTTATGCAGACAAGCAGTCTCATGCGTGGCTTCCAGAATGCCTTGTCGATTGGTTAGCA GATTATGACAGCCTCTTGTCCACATCAGAGGTCACTGTTCATTCAAAGCTTGTGAATCTTCAAAATGAATTAGTTAATTTTCAG GCAGTTGAGGATGATTGTAATTACTGGAAAGGAATATCTTCAGCACTTTCAGTAGGTTGGCTTGATACTGCG GTGAAACTGTTGAGATTGCATGGCTCATATCAGATTGATCAGCTTGGAAATCGTGAG ACAGAAAACGGTCTGGTGGAAGCTGTTGCTGTCCTTATCTCCAAAATGCCACGTATGCGACCTGAGCTATCAAAGAGAGGATTGGGTGAATGCTTTAAAACAAAGCCCGACTTTATGAAG GCATGGGAGAAATGGCGAGGTCATATAGCTAAACTGGAATGCAGTGCATTCTGGATTCAATGTGATCACCAACAGACCAGGGATGGATTAAGGAATCTCTTGCAGATCATGTTGGGAAACACTAACAGTCTTGAAGCAGCAACATGTAACTGGATGGAGCTCTATGTATCTAACTTCCTCTACATCAGGCCATTCACAATG GGGTTGGAAGGAATGTACACCTTAGCACAAAAATGCATGCAGTTGAGACCAATGTCTAACACTCACAGGCTGATGGGGCTCATCTTTGGAATTCTCGGGGAGAATATTGAG GTTGTTTTAgccgaatgctctagagaatttgGCCCCTG GATGGTTGCCCATGCTATAGAGTTGTTGACCGCTGGAAGCAATCAGGCAGAAATGATCTTACATGAAGAGCGTCATAACTTGGGAGGAATCAGCATAGAGGAGCTACATCGACTTGTCTATGCTCAAGTGCTAGCTTCTCATGCTTTAACTTGGCAA ATTGCTCCAGTCTATTTGATGTCATGCATGAAGCAAGGAATAGCATTGCTGGAGATTTTATTGTACAAGCAACCTGTACAACATAACCGAATgctccttaag AGTCTAGAGATTTGTCGCATGTATCAACTTGACAGTATCAGTACAAATCTTATGAAG ATAGCGGGAATATACCATTGGAAACATGGTAGAAAAGGATCTGGAGTCTTTTGGCTACAACAAGCTGGGGACGAGCGGCGCCTCAGTAGAATAGCACAACAGTTATTTGATTATGTCGGCAAGTCAATTTCAGATGATAGTTTCAAG CAATGGGAAGGAATGATTGAATTGTTGAGTTCGGAAGCTAGGAGTGCAGGGGGTCTTGAGTTTCTTCACAA GTATAGAGATCTCAAGAAATCCCTTCAGAAAGTTCGAGATGGAATAGCTACTGATACAGCTAAACAAGCTGTGGAATCGCTTATACTG CTGATGAAAAGTCCTTCCACGCCCCAACGTTTCTGGCTGTCACTTATGCATGATTCG TTAAAGTTGCTAAATTGGCGGGAACAACCTCTGCTGAGTGCATCTCAAACCAATCTTTTGTTGAACAAACTTCAAGAGTTATCTATGGCAAGGCTGCGTCCAGACTTTTGTGAGACTGATTTACCACCTCAGGCTCTAGGCACCGTTAGACTCGCTTTGGCCACAAATCTTGGACGTGCAATTTTGGAGGAGTGA